CTACAAAAAACTATTCTTACATAGATATTAACAATAAAATCCAAAATACTTTAGGACAAATAAATATATCTGAGAGTTACGACGAAGATATTGATGGAAACATTTTAAATTCACTTAATATTAGCTTTAAATCTTTTAACCATAAGGTTAAAGAATCATTTGAACTGATAAAAGAAATTTTAATTAATATCAACTTTCATGATTATGAGAGATTAAGAGAAATAATACTAAGCTTGAAAAACGATTTTAAATCCTTATTAATCCCTAAAGGACATCTTTTGGCAATGTTAAGGTCTAAATCAAAACTCAAATTAAATGAGTATTTAAAAGAATTACAAAATGGAATAACAGGTAGAGAATTTTGGCAAAAAGCAAAAATCGATACAGAATCTTTAAAAGAAATTGCAAATAAATTAGACAATTTAAAAAATAAAATAATTTTAAAAAACAATCTATCTGCACTAATAATGGGGAATAGTGATGATATTCTTAAAAACTTAGAAAATGAATTTTTTAATCTAAAAGAAAGCCTAGAAGAGAGTAATCATTACGATAGATTGCTCAATCTTGATACAAACAACAAAACATTAAGAGAAATAATAATTATCCAATCAAAAGTAGCTTTTAATGCTATATGTTTTCCTAGTTACAAAATCAACGATGAAAATTATCCAAAAGCAAATTTTCTAGAGCATATATTAAGAAGTGGAATTTTTTGGGAAAAAATAAGGGTAATAGGAGGTGCGTACGGAGCAAGCGCATCGATCGATAATGGAATTTTCTCTTTTGCGTCCTACAGAGACCCAAATTTCATCAAAACGTACCAGGCTTTCGAAAACTCTTTAGAAGAATTAGCTAATAATAAAATGACAAATGAAGAGATTTATACCTATTTGATAGGTTTAATAGGAACTAACATCTATGTAAAAACTAAAGCTACAGAAGCTTTGCAAAGCTATAGAAGAAAAATGCTAAATATTAGCGATAGCTTAAGACAAGCTATTCGAAATGCCTATTTTACAATTACACCGCAAGACATTAAAGAAATATCTGCAAAGATTCTAACGCAAATAAGACAACACAATAGCATTGCATCTTTAGTAAATAACCAAACATACGAAGAAGAAAAAAACAATCTAGAAAAATTAATAGGAAAAGAATATAGCGTAAAAAAAATTTATTAAAATCTTCTCAAAATTTCATACAAAAAGATAATTTATTTTTAGGACTTTTTATACCTTTTATTAAATTTATCAATTCTTCCTGCTGCATCAACAAACTTTTGTTGGCCAGTATAAAAAGGATGCGATTTGCTTGTAATCTCCACAGTAATCAACGGATATTCCTTTCCATCAATATATTTAATAGTTTCCTTTGAATTCAAAGTAGACCTGGTTAAAAACATTGCTCCATTTGATCCGTCTTTAAATACCACTAAATTATTTTTAGGATGTATACCTTTTCTCATAAAACCTTCCTCTTAATCTTCAATAAAGTTTAATTTACATTAGAAATAATGTCAATTTATTTAATTACCATTGCTCATTGTCTTTAAGAAAATCTCATTATTTTTGCTTTTTTTCATCTTTTCTATCAGAACTTCAACTCCCTCATAATCATCAACACCTCCGAGTATTCTTCTAATAAGCAAAATCTTAGAACGTTCCTCTTCGCTAAGAAGTAACTCTTCTTTTCTGGTACCTGACTTTTTAATATTAATAGCAGGAAAAAGTCTTCTGTCTGCTAAACTTCTATCAAGAATTAATTCCATATTACCAGTACTTTTAAATTCTTCAAAAATAACTTCATCCATTTTACTACCAGTATCAACCAAAGCAGTAGCTATAATAGTTAAACTTCCCCCTTCCTCAATATTTCTAGCAGATCCAAAAAACCTCTTTGGCTTATGAAGAGCATTAGAATCTACCCCACCCGATAAAATTTTACCAGAAGTTGGCATGGTTTGATTATATGCCCTTGCAAGCCTTGTAATAGAATCAAGCAAAATAACAACATCTTTTTTGTTTTCAACAAGTCTTTTTGCCTTTTCAATAACCATCTCTGCTACCTGAACATGCCTACTAGCCTGCTCATCAAAATTAGAGGCAATCACTTCGCCTTTAACACTACGAATCATATCTGTAACTTCTTCTGGCCTCTCATCAATAAGCAATATCATTAAAATAACATCTGAATAATTAGTAGTTATTGCATTAGCTATTTTTTGAAGCAAGGTAGTCTTTCCCGCTTTTGGAGGAGAAACTATTAAAGCCCTTTGTCCCTTACCTATAGGTGAAAAAAGATTAATAAGCCTTGTAGAAATATTGCAATTTTCATATTCAAGATTCAATTTAATATTGGGATAAAGGGGCGTTAAATTATCAAAAGGTATTCTGTTTTGAGCAAAAGTAGGATCCTGATCATTAATAGATTTAATTTTAACCATTGCAAAAAATCTTTCACCATCTCTAGGCGATCTAATTTGGCCATATAAAATATCGCCTGTTCTTAAATTAAAAAGTCTAATCTGAGAAGGAGAAACGTAAACATCATTGCCTCCTGAAAGATAAGAATTTGATGCAGTTCTCAAAAAACCATAACCATCACTAAGCACATCAAGCACACCTGTAAATAAAACATTAATGTTATTCTCACTTAATATTTTTACCAATAAAAATATTAATTCGGCTTTTTTCATTGTTACAGCAATAGTATGATTGGTCCCAAGGCCTTCAACAATTTTTCTAACCTCTGTAATTGGCTTATCATAAAGTTTTTCAATCTCTACATAATCTTTACCATTAAAAAACTTGATGATATTACTTTGCTCTAAATTTTTAATATTATTTTCTAAACCTGAAGAAGAAATATCATAATCAAATTCAGGAAATACCAAACCGTTTGAATCCTTTGCACTACTTAAATCTGCAGATTTTGTCACGTTAGATGCAGAATCCTTTTTAGCAACAACTTTAACCACTTTTTTTTTCAAATTATCTTCAATCTTAAACTCTTTAGAAACATCTAATCGCCTTATTTCATCTTCTAAATCAAATCCACCATTTTTTTTGTCCATATTTTCCTCTACAAATTAAATTTCTGAGAAAGGATTTTATAAAAATCTACTTATTATTAATTAATAAAAACACTGACCTTATTGCAAAGTATCTTTTATTTGTGAAACAGTAAAAGAAAATAAATCTATAATTTCATTAGACTTTATCATTTCACATTTACCATCAAAAATTATATTATCATTAATAAATATTTTTTTTGTTTTTACATCCCCATATATTTTACAACCGCTGTTTAAATAAACTTTATTAGCAGCATTTACATTGCCCTTCAAAATTCCTTCTACTATTAATGTATCACAAATTACCACATTGGTAATAACCTTGCTGTTCTTACCAATAAAAAGCACACCCCCTTTCGAAGATATTTCACCTTCAAAAGAAGAATCAAGATACAAAGTCCCTTCAAATTTTAATTTTCCTCTAAAAGTTAAACTAGAATCCAGCTTACAATCCCATTTATAAGAATCTACAATATTAATCGGCATTTAACCTTTAATACCCCACACTCTCTCTTTCAAATCTTTGCCTGGACGAAAATATGCAACATGATGATCTAAAACTTTAACATATTCCCCTGTTTGAGGATTACGAGCATTTAAACGTCCCTTTCTTTTTCTAACTTCGAATGTACCAAAAGATCTAAACTCAATAACATTATTCGAACAAAGATTGCTTTTAAGCTCTTCAAAAAAAGCATCTATTACAAGTCTTATGTATTTTTTTTCTAATTTTAGATTATTATTTCTAATATTCAAAGATATTTGATCAACAATGCTTGACTTAGTAACCTTTGGTCTTCTTGAAAAAGACATAAACTAATTTCCTTGCTTTAACAGCAAAATATTTAAACGAGATTTTTTTCTAGCAGCCTTATTTTTATGAATTATTCGCTTTCTAGAAGCAGTATCTAGTTTTTTTGCAACAAACTTAAAAAATTCAATAGCTTCGTCTTTTTTGCCCGCTTTTATCATATTGATACAGCGCTTTTCTATTGTTTTTAATTCACTTTTTACACTTACATTTCTAATCTTTCTTTTTAAATTTTGACGAGAGCGCTTCAATGCAGATGCATTTTTTCTCAAGTTATACTCCTTAATATTATTAAACAATAATTTTAATATACCAACTAATTTAAATATAGTCAATCAAAGCT
Above is a genomic segment from Borreliella mayonii containing:
- a CDS encoding type B 50S ribosomal protein L31; this encodes MRKGIHPKNNLVVFKDGSNGAMFLTRSTLNSKETIKYIDGKEYPLITVEITSKSHPFYTGQQKFVDAAGRIDKFNKRYKKS
- the rho gene encoding transcription termination factor Rho; protein product: MDKKNGGFDLEDEIRRLDVSKEFKIEDNLKKKVVKVVAKKDSASNVTKSADLSSAKDSNGLVFPEFDYDISSSGLENNIKNLEQSNIIKFFNGKDYVEIEKLYDKPITEVRKIVEGLGTNHTIAVTMKKAELIFLLVKILSENNINVLFTGVLDVLSDGYGFLRTASNSYLSGGNDVYVSPSQIRLFNLRTGDILYGQIRSPRDGERFFAMVKIKSINDQDPTFAQNRIPFDNLTPLYPNIKLNLEYENCNISTRLINLFSPIGKGQRALIVSPPKAGKTTLLQKIANAITTNYSDVILMILLIDERPEEVTDMIRSVKGEVIASNFDEQASRHVQVAEMVIEKAKRLVENKKDVVILLDSITRLARAYNQTMPTSGKILSGGVDSNALHKPKRFFGSARNIEEGGSLTIIATALVDTGSKMDEVIFEEFKSTGNMELILDRSLADRRLFPAINIKKSGTRKEELLLSEEERSKILLIRRILGGVDDYEGVEVLIEKMKKSKNNEIFLKTMSNGN
- a CDS encoding bactofilin family protein, whose translation is MPINIVDSYKWDCKLDSSLTFRGKLKFEGTLYLDSSFEGEISSKGGVLFIGKNSKVITNVVICDTLIVEGILKGNVNAANKVYLNSGCKIYGDVKTKKIFINDNIIFDGKCEMIKSNEIIDLFSFTVSQIKDTLQ
- a CDS encoding HU family DNA-binding protein, which produces MSFSRRPKVTKSSIVDQISLNIRNNNLKLEKKYIRLVIDAFFEELKSNLCSNNVIEFRSFGTFEVRKRKGRLNARNPQTGEYVKVLDHHVAYFRPGKDLKERVWGIKG
- the rpsT gene encoding 30S ribosomal protein S20 → MRKNASALKRSRQNLKRKIRNVSVKSELKTIEKRCINMIKAGKKDEAIEFFKFVAKKLDTASRKRIIHKNKAARKKSRLNILLLKQGN